From a region of the Enterobacter cancerogenus genome:
- a CDS encoding TetR/AcrR family transcriptional regulator, producing the protein MARPKSEDKKQALLEAATAAFAQSGIAASTATIARSAGVAEGTLFRYFATKDDLLNALYLHLKQDLCQTMMANLDRSITLPKEHTRNIWNSYVDWGIRNPAAHGAIRQLGVSEKISTETEQAVHDMFPELNELCRRSVRPVFMSDEFKTFGDAIFLSLAETTMEFATRDPSRAVDFKALGFEAMWRALAIENTDGQ; encoded by the coding sequence GTGGCACGTCCGAAGAGTGAAGATAAAAAACAGGCCTTACTGGAGGCAGCAACCGCTGCATTTGCACAGTCAGGCATTGCCGCCTCAACGGCGACCATCGCCCGTAGTGCCGGGGTCGCCGAAGGCACGCTGTTTCGCTACTTTGCTACCAAAGACGATCTGCTGAATGCCCTCTACCTGCACCTGAAGCAGGATCTCTGCCAGACCATGATGGCGAACCTTGACCGCTCGATCACCCTGCCAAAAGAGCATACCCGCAACATCTGGAACAGCTATGTGGACTGGGGGATTCGTAACCCGGCGGCTCACGGGGCGATCCGCCAGCTTGGTGTGAGCGAGAAAATTTCCACTGAGACCGAACAGGCCGTTCACGACATGTTTCCGGAGCTGAATGAACTGTGCCGCCGCTCGGTGCGCCCGGTATTTATGTCCGACGAATTTAAAACCTTCGGCGATGCCATCTTCCTGTCGCTGGCCGAGACCACCATGGAATTCGCCACCCGCGATCCGTCCCGTGCCGTGGATTTTAAAGCGCTCGGCTTTGAGGCCATGTGGCGCGCGCTCGCCATAGAGAACACCGATGGACAGTAA
- a CDS encoding MmcQ/YjbR family DNA-binding protein, translating into MDSKSLQEHAMRVALELPFTEHCWPFGPEFDVFKVGGKIFMLVAVAHGRPHVSLKSDPEKSLLNQQIYRGVEPGYHLNKKHWISLYGTDDITPDVVTDFIHDSWHLVVDKLAKKDQKRIRPV; encoded by the coding sequence ATGGACAGTAAATCATTACAGGAACACGCGATGCGCGTGGCGCTGGAGTTGCCGTTCACCGAGCACTGCTGGCCGTTCGGCCCGGAGTTCGACGTGTTTAAAGTCGGCGGCAAGATTTTTATGCTTGTCGCGGTCGCTCACGGGCGTCCGCACGTCAGTCTGAAATCCGATCCGGAAAAATCGCTGCTCAATCAGCAGATCTACCGCGGCGTGGAGCCGGGCTATCACCTGAATAAAAAGCACTGGATTTCGCTCTACGGCACCGACGATATCACGCCCGACGTGGTGACCGATTTCATCCACGATTCGTGGCATCTGGTCGTCGATAAGCTGGCGAAGAAGGACCAGAAGCGGATACGCCCCGTCTGA
- the nfsB gene encoding oxygen-insensitive NAD(P)H nitroreductase, with protein MDIISVALKRHSAKAFDASKKLTAEEAEKIKTLLQYSPSSTNSQPWHFIVASTEEGKARVAKSAAGTYVFNERKMLDASHVVVFCAKTAMDDAWLERVVDQEEADGRFATPEAKAANHKGRCYFADMHRVDLKDDDQWMAKQVYLNVGNFLLGVAAMGLDAVPIEGFDAAILDEEFGLKEKGFTSLVVVPVGHHSVEDFNATLPKSRLPLSTIVTEC; from the coding sequence ATGGATATCATTTCTGTCGCCCTGAAACGCCACTCTGCCAAGGCGTTCGACGCAAGCAAAAAACTGACCGCAGAAGAAGCGGAAAAAATCAAAACCCTGCTGCAGTACAGCCCGTCCAGCACGAACTCCCAGCCGTGGCACTTTATTGTTGCCAGCACTGAGGAAGGCAAAGCGCGCGTGGCGAAATCTGCTGCGGGTACCTATGTGTTCAACGAGCGCAAAATGCTGGATGCCTCTCATGTGGTGGTGTTCTGCGCCAAAACTGCGATGGACGATGCATGGCTGGAGCGCGTGGTGGATCAGGAAGAAGCTGACGGGCGTTTCGCCACGCCGGAAGCGAAAGCTGCAAACCACAAAGGCCGCTGCTACTTTGCAGACATGCACCGTGTGGATCTGAAAGATGACGACCAGTGGATGGCAAAACAGGTTTACCTGAACGTGGGTAACTTCCTGCTGGGCGTGGCCGCGATGGGTCTGGACGCGGTGCCGATTGAAGGCTTCGACGCGGCGATCCTCGACGAAGAGTTTGGCCTGAAAGAGAAAGGCTTCACCAGCCTGGTGGTGGTACCGGTTGGCCACCACAGCGTGGAAGATTTCAACGCCACGCTGCCAAAATCTCGCCTGCCGCTGAGCACCATTGTGACCGAGTGCTAG
- a CDS encoding helix-turn-helix domain-containing protein — MSKKIIDWDELRTELLSHEDVQAAFNAEERKARLQEMLAQWRSHAGLTRAQVAERMGVSAPTVSRMEANITRASLDTLTRYALVCGVKHPQITLY; from the coding sequence ATGAGCAAGAAAATAATCGACTGGGATGAGTTGAGAACCGAGCTGTTAAGCCACGAAGACGTGCAGGCCGCATTTAACGCAGAAGAGCGCAAAGCGCGTCTGCAGGAGATGCTGGCGCAGTGGCGAAGCCATGCAGGCCTGACGCGTGCACAGGTTGCGGAACGGATGGGGGTCAGTGCGCCAACGGTGTCACGAATGGAAGCCAACATCACGCGAGCGAGCCTTGATACGTTAACGCGTTATGCGCTGGTATGCGGAGTGAAGCATCCGCAGATTACGCTGTATTGA
- a CDS encoding type II toxin-antitoxin system RelE/ParE family toxin: MFRLIVHEAVREEILALPAVVQAKLIRQLDKLRANPTVLREPDSKPLPHGLFEIRTVGLIQSRGIYVYQRERTLFLLRVFIMKTQKTPSAEISLALKRQQEMLDEQENNRLG, from the coding sequence ATGTTCAGACTCATCGTCCATGAGGCCGTGAGGGAAGAGATCCTCGCGTTGCCCGCCGTGGTTCAGGCGAAACTGATTCGCCAGCTTGATAAATTACGCGCTAATCCGACGGTTTTGCGTGAGCCTGACAGCAAGCCATTGCCGCATGGCTTGTTTGAAATACGCACCGTCGGGCTTATCCAGAGCCGTGGGATATACGTCTACCAGCGTGAGAGAACCCTTTTTCTTTTGCGCGTGTTTATCATGAAGACGCAGAAAACGCCGTCTGCGGAGATAAGTCTGGCACTGAAACGGCAACAGGAGATGTTGGATGAGCAAGAAAATAATCGACTGGGATGA
- a CDS encoding glycosyltransferase family protein, with amino-acid sequence MNVTRKQERVLRRALAAWEQDGALTPDEHQRLAGTLRRVTMDWQRLSRYAFWTALACVIIAIGSLFADSELMARIIAFFSSSFIARIGLPLLAAVLFYLWGFSRQRRETPWHYSTEAILFLGVFFTAIALWQLGERLDNGSGHIAPLFLAGCAVYGLVGYFGRSGLVWLFFLLSLGNWFGAETGYMSGWGAYWLGMSYPVRFIVFGGVLLALCYVLRGVLQPRHLYTTSKAMGLTYLFVALWILSIFGNNDIDSWYGVTQASLLPWALLFAVAAVLCIFISLKTDDGMLRGFGLTFLAINLYTRYFEYFWEGMNKVVFFLILAASLAVIGRYAEKIWHAGSREK; translated from the coding sequence ATGAACGTGACGCGCAAGCAGGAGCGGGTTTTACGCCGGGCGCTCGCGGCGTGGGAGCAGGATGGCGCATTAACCCCCGACGAACATCAGCGTCTGGCCGGAACCCTGAGGCGCGTAACGATGGACTGGCAGCGGCTCAGCCGCTACGCCTTCTGGACCGCGCTCGCCTGCGTGATCATCGCCATCGGCAGCCTGTTTGCCGACAGTGAGTTGATGGCGCGCATTATCGCATTTTTCTCTTCTTCCTTTATCGCCCGCATTGGTCTGCCTCTGCTTGCCGCCGTGCTGTTTTACCTGTGGGGCTTCAGCCGCCAGCGGCGAGAAACCCCGTGGCACTACAGCACGGAAGCTATCCTGTTCCTCGGGGTGTTCTTTACCGCCATTGCCCTGTGGCAGCTTGGTGAACGTCTTGATAACGGCAGCGGCCACATTGCGCCGTTGTTCCTGGCCGGGTGTGCGGTGTACGGCCTGGTTGGCTATTTCGGGCGCTCGGGGCTGGTCTGGCTCTTCTTTTTGCTTTCGCTCGGCAACTGGTTCGGTGCCGAAACGGGCTATATGTCCGGCTGGGGAGCGTACTGGTTGGGCATGAGCTACCCGGTGCGCTTTATCGTCTTCGGCGGCGTGCTGTTGGCGCTGTGCTATGTCCTGCGCGGCGTACTGCAACCCCGCCACCTCTATACCACCAGTAAGGCGATGGGGCTGACGTATCTGTTTGTCGCCCTGTGGATCCTGTCGATTTTTGGCAACAACGACATCGACAGCTGGTACGGCGTCACGCAGGCATCGCTGCTGCCGTGGGCGCTGCTCTTCGCCGTGGCGGCGGTGCTGTGCATCTTCATTAGCCTGAAAACCGACGACGGCATGCTGCGCGGTTTTGGCCTGACCTTTCTCGCCATCAATCTCTATACCCGCTATTTCGAATATTTCTGGGAGGGGATGAACAAGGTCGTGTTCTTCCTGATTCTGGCGGCATCGCTGGCGGTGATTGGTCGCTATGCGGAAAAAATCTGGCATGCCGGGAGCAGGGAAAAATAG
- a CDS encoding helix-turn-helix transcriptional regulator, whose translation MALMSEPVTSLQDDTRKQLGAFLRARRESLDPQRLGLPRSGRRRTPGLRREEVAMLADVGVTWYTWLEQGRDVNPSSAVMAAVAKALQCTPTEARHLFVLAGLPPGEAPQAVCCEGISEGTRRLLDTLMPKPASIQKPNFDIVAWNDSFGHLMGVDFNDIPPEDRNCIYLFLTHPAWRARLGKRDDVLPIFVSYFRAAMAEHRGDPQWEAKLARFFAVSDEFQTLWHQRNDVRGVENQLKLFTHPELGDFHLQQMYWYSAPRNGSRLLVYLPVDEAGERVMDWLAEQAK comes from the coding sequence ATGGCGCTGATGTCTGAACCTGTCACCTCGCTTCAGGATGACACCCGAAAACAGCTCGGGGCATTTTTACGCGCACGGCGCGAAAGCCTCGACCCGCAGCGTCTCGGCTTGCCGCGCAGCGGGCGTCGCCGCACGCCGGGCTTGCGCCGTGAAGAGGTGGCGATGCTCGCAGACGTGGGCGTAACCTGGTACACCTGGCTGGAGCAGGGCAGGGACGTCAATCCGTCGAGCGCGGTGATGGCAGCTGTTGCTAAAGCGCTGCAATGCACCCCGACCGAAGCCCGCCATCTTTTCGTGCTGGCCGGATTACCGCCGGGTGAAGCGCCGCAGGCGGTCTGCTGCGAGGGGATCAGCGAAGGCACGCGCCGCCTGCTTGATACCCTGATGCCAAAGCCCGCCAGCATCCAGAAACCAAACTTTGATATCGTGGCGTGGAACGACAGCTTTGGTCATTTGATGGGCGTCGATTTCAACGACATCCCGCCGGAAGATCGCAACTGTATTTACCTGTTCCTCACCCATCCGGCGTGGCGCGCAAGGCTGGGCAAGCGCGACGACGTGCTGCCGATCTTCGTCTCCTACTTCCGCGCGGCAATGGCCGAGCACCGGGGCGATCCGCAGTGGGAAGCCAAACTGGCGCGCTTTTTTGCGGTTTCAGATGAGTTTCAAACCCTGTGGCACCAGCGCAACGACGTGCGCGGTGTGGAAAACCAGCTCAAGCTGTTTACCCATCCTGAGCTGGGGGATTTTCATTTACAGCAGATGTACTGGTACTCAGCGCCGCGCAACGGCTCGCGGCTGCTGGTGTACCTCCCGGTGGACGAGGCAGGGGAGAGAGTCATGGATTGGCTGGCGGAGCAGGCAAAATGA
- a CDS encoding MFS transporter, producing MNRSVISPGRAGLILLLTGQMLPLIDTSITNVALDSITHSLHATATELELIVALYGVAFAVCLALGSKLGDNHGRRRLFMWGVASFGLASLLCGMAGNIEQLLAARIVQGAGAALIVPQILATLHVTLKGPAHAKAISLFGGIGGIAFIVGQMGGGWLVSADIAGLGWRNAFFINVPICLVVLALSRRYVPETRRETPSRIDWTGTALLAMILCCLLFPMALGPQWHWSWPLKAALIAIIPLAWLMVLNARKKEREDAHPLIPPRLMQLASIRFGVLIAMLFFSVWSGFMFCMALTMQTGLGMAPWQSGNSFIALGVTYFVSAWFAPRLIARYRTSTLLLSGLAIQILGLLALIATFRHWGMNNTALTLAPATGLVGYGQALIVNSFYRIGMRDIQPDDAGAASAILSTLQQAALGLGPAIFGAILLHALQSHHGDYTQAVNVFLMVETAMMIALALATVRMRHRLCLPVITTCHATK from the coding sequence ATGAACAGGTCAGTTATTTCACCAGGTCGTGCAGGCCTGATACTGCTGTTAACCGGGCAAATGCTGCCGCTTATCGATACCTCAATCACCAACGTCGCGCTGGACTCCATCACCCATTCGCTGCACGCCACCGCCACAGAACTGGAGCTGATTGTCGCGCTTTACGGCGTGGCCTTCGCCGTCTGCCTGGCGCTCGGCAGCAAGCTCGGGGATAACCACGGTCGCCGTCGTCTGTTTATGTGGGGCGTGGCGAGCTTTGGACTGGCCTCGCTGCTGTGCGGGATGGCGGGCAACATCGAACAACTGCTCGCCGCGCGCATCGTTCAGGGTGCCGGGGCGGCGCTGATCGTGCCGCAAATTCTCGCCACGCTGCATGTGACGTTAAAAGGGCCGGCGCACGCCAAAGCCATTAGCCTGTTCGGCGGTATCGGCGGGATAGCCTTTATCGTCGGCCAGATGGGCGGCGGCTGGCTGGTATCGGCGGATATCGCCGGGCTGGGCTGGCGCAACGCTTTCTTCATCAACGTCCCCATTTGTCTGGTGGTGCTGGCGTTAAGCCGCCGGTATGTGCCGGAAACCCGCCGCGAAACGCCGTCGCGCATCGACTGGACGGGCACCGCGCTGCTGGCGATGATCCTCTGCTGCCTGTTGTTCCCGATGGCGCTCGGTCCGCAGTGGCACTGGTCGTGGCCGCTGAAGGCTGCACTGATTGCTATTATTCCGCTGGCCTGGCTGATGGTGCTGAATGCGCGTAAAAAAGAGCGCGAAGATGCCCACCCGCTGATCCCGCCGCGCCTGATGCAGCTTGCGAGCATCCGCTTTGGCGTGCTGATCGCGATGCTCTTTTTCAGCGTCTGGTCCGGCTTTATGTTCTGTATGGCGCTGACCATGCAGACCGGTCTTGGCATGGCACCGTGGCAGTCGGGGAACAGCTTCATCGCGCTGGGGGTGACCTATTTTGTCTCCGCGTGGTTTGCCCCGCGCCTGATTGCCCGTTACCGCACCAGCACCCTTCTGCTGAGCGGCCTGGCGATCCAGATCCTCGGCCTGCTGGCGCTGATCGCCACCTTCCGCCACTGGGGGATGAACAACACTGCCCTGACGCTGGCACCGGCGACCGGGCTGGTCGGTTACGGGCAGGCGTTGATTGTGAACAGCTTCTACCGTATCGGGATGCGCGATATCCAGCCGGACGACGCGGGCGCAGCAAGCGCCATTTTGAGTACGCTTCAACAGGCGGCGCTGGGGCTTGGCCCGGCGATTTTCGGCGCGATTTTGCTGCACGCGCTGCAAAGCCACCACGGGGATTACACGCAGGCGGTCAACGTCTTCCTGATGGTGGAAACGGCAATGATGATTGCCCTTGCGCTGGCAACGGTGCGTATGCGCCATCGCCTGTGCCTGCCGGTGATCACGACCTGCCACGCGACGAAGTAA
- a CDS encoding mechanosensitive ion channel family protein, with protein sequence MQELIAQVEELGIEINHTTSLVIIFGIIFLTALIVHFILHKLVLRAFEKRAQASSHLWLQIITQNKLFHRLAFTIQGIIVNVQAALWLQKGSEAAEILTTCAKLWVMVYALLSFFSLLDVIFNLSQKMATASQLPLKGIFQGVKLVSAILVGILIISLLIGQSPAILISGLGAMAAVLMLVFKDPILGLVAGIQLSANDMLKLGDWLEMPKYGANGTVTDIGLTTVKVRNFDNTITTIPTWALVSDAFINWSGMSASGGRRIKRSLNIDTTSIHFLDEQEQQKLIQAKLLKPYLAARHEEINLWNQQNGEGESVLNLRKMTNIGTFRAYLNEYLRNHPRIRKDMTLMVRQLAPDANGLPIEIYAFTNTVVWAEYEDIQADIFDHIFAVVDEFGLRIHQSPTGNDIRSLAVVSAN encoded by the coding sequence ATGCAGGAATTAATTGCTCAGGTTGAAGAGTTAGGGATTGAAATTAATCACACCACCTCGCTGGTGATTATCTTTGGTATTATTTTTCTGACTGCCCTTATCGTGCATTTTATATTGCACAAACTGGTGCTGCGCGCCTTTGAAAAGCGTGCGCAGGCCAGCAGCCATTTGTGGCTGCAAATCATTACCCAGAATAAGTTATTTCACCGTCTGGCCTTTACCATTCAGGGGATAATCGTCAACGTTCAGGCGGCGCTGTGGTTACAAAAAGGCAGTGAAGCGGCGGAAATACTCACCACCTGCGCGAAGCTGTGGGTGATGGTGTATGCCCTGCTGTCCTTCTTCTCGCTGCTGGACGTGATCTTTAATCTGTCGCAAAAAATGGCGACCGCGTCCCAGCTGCCGCTGAAAGGCATTTTCCAGGGCGTTAAGCTGGTGAGCGCCATTCTGGTCGGGATTTTGATTATCTCCCTGCTGATCGGTCAGTCTCCCGCGATCCTGATTAGTGGCCTGGGTGCCATGGCCGCGGTCCTGATGCTGGTGTTTAAAGACCCGATCCTTGGCCTTGTGGCGGGCATTCAGCTTTCGGCTAACGATATGCTCAAGCTCGGTGACTGGCTGGAGATGCCGAAATATGGCGCTAACGGCACGGTGACGGACATCGGCCTGACCACCGTGAAGGTGCGTAATTTCGATAACACCATCACCACCATTCCGACGTGGGCGCTGGTGTCCGACGCGTTCATCAACTGGAGCGGCATGTCAGCTTCGGGCGGCCGCCGCATTAAGCGCAGCCTGAATATTGATACCACCAGCATTCATTTCCTCGACGAGCAGGAGCAGCAGAAACTGATTCAGGCGAAGCTGCTGAAACCTTATCTGGCCGCGCGTCATGAGGAAATTAACCTGTGGAATCAGCAAAACGGCGAAGGGGAATCGGTATTAAACCTGCGCAAGATGACCAATATCGGCACCTTCCGCGCCTATCTGAATGAATATCTGCGCAACCACCCGCGCATCCGTAAAGATATGACATTGATGGTGCGCCAGCTCGCGCCGGACGCCAACGGTCTGCCCATAGAAATATATGCCTTCACCAATACGGTGGTCTGGGCGGAATATGAAGATATCCAGGCCGATATCTTCGACCATATTTTTGCCGTGGTGGATGAGTTTGGTCTGCGGATCCATCAGTCGCCAACCGGGAACGATATTCGCTCGCTGGCGGTTGTTTCAGCAAACTAA
- a CDS encoding LacI family DNA-binding transcriptional regulator codes for MSIQKIAQLAGVSVATVSRVLNNSDTVKAKNRERVLQAIRESNYQPNLLARQLRTARSYMILVMVSNIANPFCAEVVKGIEEEAEKNGYRILLCNSGSDIERSRSGLSLLTGKIVDGIITMDAFSKLPELSALIGNAPWVQCAEYADAGAVSCVGINDVDASQHVVSQLAERGCTRIALINHDLSYKYARLRERGYKSVIHLRDLDYQAVEYASDLSSGAGMAAMQKLLKEDPPDAVFAVSDTLAAGALRAIQQAGLRVPEDIAVVGFDGTELAEMISLTTIEQPSRDIGRKAVDLLLNKIDNPDAPTERVMMDWRFISRASA; via the coding sequence ATGTCAATTCAGAAAATCGCTCAACTGGCCGGGGTGTCCGTGGCGACGGTTTCTCGTGTGCTGAACAACAGCGACACGGTTAAAGCGAAAAACCGCGAGCGCGTCCTGCAGGCGATCCGGGAGAGCAACTACCAGCCGAACCTGCTGGCGCGCCAGCTGCGCACCGCCCGCAGCTATATGATTCTGGTGATGGTTTCGAACATCGCCAACCCGTTCTGTGCCGAGGTGGTCAAGGGCATCGAAGAAGAGGCCGAAAAGAACGGCTACCGCATTTTACTCTGCAATTCCGGCTCGGACATCGAACGCTCCCGCTCGGGGTTAAGCCTGCTGACGGGGAAAATCGTCGACGGGATTATCACCATGGATGCGTTCTCGAAGCTGCCGGAACTCTCCGCGCTTATCGGCAACGCGCCGTGGGTGCAGTGCGCGGAATACGCCGATGCCGGGGCGGTGTCCTGCGTCGGCATTAACGACGTCGATGCTTCTCAGCACGTCGTCAGCCAGCTTGCCGAACGCGGGTGCACGCGCATTGCGCTGATCAACCACGACCTCAGCTACAAATATGCCCGCCTGCGCGAGCGCGGCTACAAGAGCGTGATCCACCTGCGCGATCTCGATTATCAGGCGGTTGAATACGCCAGCGATCTCAGTTCCGGCGCCGGGATGGCGGCGATGCAAAAACTGTTGAAGGAGGATCCGCCGGACGCGGTATTCGCGGTTTCCGATACTCTGGCGGCAGGCGCGCTGCGCGCTATTCAGCAGGCAGGGCTGCGGGTACCGGAGGATATTGCAGTGGTGGGGTTTGACGGTACGGAGCTGGCGGAGATGATCTCGCTTACCACCATCGAACAGCCGTCGCGGGATATCGGGCGCAAGGCCGTCGATCTGCTATTAAATAAGATCGACAACCCCGATGCGCCCACGGAAAGAGTGATGATGGACTGGCGCTTTATTTCCCGCGCCAGTGCCTGA
- a CDS encoding Gfo/Idh/MocA family protein, whose protein sequence is MINVGIIGSGFIGPAHIEALRRLGVVQVVALCDSSLTQAQEKARALNVPHAYGRVEDLLAHPDLHVVHNCTPNHLHAAINRQILRAGKHLFSEKPLCMTPDEARELVALAEQAGVIHGVSFVYRQFAMVRQAASMMRAGSLGRLFAAHGSYLQDWMLLETDYNWRVDAALGGASRAVADIGSHWCDTVQFVTGRRITEVMADLSIVWPTRKASVAGNQTFSHDPHAAYEDKPVTTEDFGSVLIRFDDGSKGSFSVSQISAGRKNRLMLEINGSEMSVAWDQEVPQQLWVGHRAQANQILTDDPGLMNRDVADSVHFPGGHIEGWPDAFKNMMAQFYRAVQAGSMPAQPLFATFHDGADVMYIIDAIVKSHQQQRWVRVER, encoded by the coding sequence ATGATTAACGTCGGTATTATCGGCAGCGGCTTTATCGGCCCGGCCCATATTGAGGCGCTGCGCCGTCTCGGTGTGGTGCAGGTTGTCGCGCTGTGCGACAGCTCGCTCACGCAGGCGCAGGAAAAGGCGCGCGCGCTTAACGTCCCCCACGCCTATGGCCGCGTGGAGGATCTGCTTGCGCACCCGGATCTGCACGTGGTGCACAACTGCACGCCAAACCACCTGCACGCCGCGATTAACCGCCAGATTTTACGCGCAGGTAAGCATCTGTTTTCCGAAAAACCGCTGTGTATGACGCCGGACGAGGCGCGCGAGCTGGTGGCGCTGGCGGAGCAGGCGGGTGTAATACACGGCGTAAGCTTTGTCTATCGCCAGTTTGCGATGGTGCGTCAGGCGGCGAGCATGATGCGCGCGGGCAGCCTCGGGCGACTGTTTGCTGCACACGGCAGCTACCTGCAGGACTGGATGCTGCTGGAAACCGACTACAACTGGCGGGTGGACGCCGCGCTCGGCGGCGCATCCCGCGCGGTGGCGGACATCGGCTCTCACTGGTGTGACACCGTGCAGTTTGTGACCGGGCGGCGTATCACCGAGGTGATGGCCGATCTCTCTATCGTCTGGCCGACGCGCAAGGCCAGCGTGGCGGGAAATCAGACCTTCAGCCACGATCCACACGCGGCGTATGAGGACAAACCGGTCACCACCGAAGATTTTGGCTCCGTGCTGATCCGCTTCGACGACGGCAGCAAGGGCAGTTTTAGCGTCTCGCAGATCAGCGCCGGGCGTAAAAACCGCCTGATGCTGGAAATCAACGGCAGCGAGATGTCGGTGGCGTGGGATCAGGAGGTGCCGCAGCAGCTGTGGGTGGGGCATCGCGCGCAGGCAAACCAGATCCTCACCGACGACCCCGGTCTGATGAACCGCGACGTGGCCGACAGCGTCCACTTCCCCGGCGGTCATATCGAGGGCTGGCCGGATGCCTTCAAAAACATGATGGCGCAGTTCTACCGCGCCGTGCAGGCGGGCAGCATGCCCGCGCAGCCGCTGTTTGCGACCTTCCACGACGGCGCAGACGTCATGTACATCATTGATGCCATTGTAAAAAGCCATCAGCAGCAGCGCTGGGTGAGGGTGGAACGATGA
- a CDS encoding sugar phosphate isomerase/epimerase family protein yields the protein MRTIKGPGIFLSQFIGGDAPFNSLDGLASWAAGKGYKALQIPCNHPHIFDVENAAESQAYCDDITGKLAEHGLVISELSTHLEGQLVAVSDVYSDAFDHFAPASVRGNDAARQVWATEKLTQAAVASARLGLKAHATFSGSLAWPFFYPWPPHNAQRFQAAFQELANRWRPILDAFDEQGVDVCFELHPGEDLHDGVTFERFLALLDNHPRCNILYDPSHMLLQQMDYLTFIDIYHARIKAFHVKDAEFRPNGRSGVYGGYQPWIDRAGRFRSLGDGQIDFKGIFSKLTQYDYDGWAVLEWECCLKDGDTGAREGSEFIRRHIIPVSGRAFDDFAAGGSHD from the coding sequence ATGAGGACGATAAAAGGACCCGGGATTTTTCTGTCGCAGTTTATCGGCGGGGACGCGCCGTTTAACTCGCTTGACGGGCTGGCAAGCTGGGCAGCAGGGAAGGGCTACAAAGCCCTGCAAATTCCCTGCAACCATCCGCACATTTTTGACGTGGAGAACGCGGCTGAAAGCCAGGCCTACTGCGACGACATTACCGGTAAGCTGGCGGAACACGGGCTGGTGATAAGCGAGCTGTCGACCCATCTTGAAGGCCAGCTGGTTGCGGTGAGCGATGTTTACAGCGACGCGTTTGACCACTTCGCCCCGGCCAGCGTGCGCGGTAACGACGCGGCGCGCCAGGTCTGGGCAACGGAGAAACTCACACAGGCGGCGGTGGCCTCCGCCAGGCTGGGGTTAAAGGCGCACGCGACGTTCTCCGGCTCGCTGGCCTGGCCGTTTTTCTATCCGTGGCCGCCGCACAACGCGCAGCGTTTTCAGGCGGCGTTTCAGGAACTGGCAAACCGCTGGCGGCCCATTCTCGACGCTTTTGATGAACAGGGCGTGGACGTCTGTTTTGAGTTGCATCCGGGGGAAGACCTGCACGACGGCGTAACCTTCGAGCGTTTCCTGGCGCTGCTTGATAACCATCCGCGCTGCAACATTCTCTACGATCCCAGTCACATGCTGTTGCAGCAGATGGATTACCTGACCTTTATCGACATCTACCACGCGCGCATCAAAGCGTTCCACGTCAAGGATGCGGAGTTTCGCCCCAACGGGCGCAGCGGCGTATACGGCGGCTACCAGCCGTGGATCGATCGCGCCGGGCGTTTCCGTTCGCTCGGCGACGGGCAGATCGACTTTAAGGGTATCTTTAGCAAGCTGACCCAGTACGACTACGACGGCTGGGCGGTGCTGGAGTGGGAGTGCTGCCTGAAGGATGGCGATACCGGTGCCCGCGAAGGCAGCGAGTTTATCCGCCGCCATATCATTCCGGTTTCCGGGCGGGCGTTCGATGATTTCGCCGCAGGAGGCAGCCATGATTAA